From the genome of Nicotiana tabacum cultivar K326 chromosome 17, ASM71507v2, whole genome shotgun sequence:
GTCACCGACCTGTTCCGGTGgttgtttcttttcatttttgtctGATGAGTTTGCTGTTTTTCTCTGTTATTTTCAGAAGCCTCTGCAAGAACTCAGATGCAAAATTATGTCGCCTCATCTGGCACTGTCATTTTGTACATTGACAAACTCTTCATCTCAAGAGATTTGGGTATCGACTGGTGACCCTGAACTGGATGACAAAGCACCATTTGTTTATCGTGATTCGCCTCAAATCACGATTTACGTTAATTTATAATCATGCAAAACATTTGTCCAAATATTTGATTGTAACTTGTAACTAACTTCATTTTTTCGGGGCTAGTGCACACATAGCTATTCTCagggatgctatttagagattaactagtatttattttgtcctgaaattttaaactaaaaatcttaacgaCAATTCAGTcctgaaaaaataaaatacaagatgCATTGACTAATTTCTGAATAGCAGCCTCTTAGAGTGGCTACCTCGTGTCATTTCTACCATCATCTTTAATagcatggaaaatgaaaaaaatgccCTAGAGCACAGATCATCTACCAGCACTTGGGGCGGGGTTTTAGCTCATCATTTTGGAAAGAAAACGAAAATATATCAGTTTGATTTCACCGTCTTCCAGTGTCTTTGGCTCTGCCCACGTAGAGAAAAACTTTTATTTACCAATGGTCTTAGCCTGGTAACCAAGGAGGTCTCAGGTTTATCTCCATTTGAGCATGGAACTATGTTCAGCTTATATGCTGCTGCTGGTGACCGCTTAACTCGGGGTAGCAAAATATTAGCATGTTTCGCATGACATAATTCATTTGTGATCGAAAATGTCTCCAATGTTTGGCTGGGGCAtgaataaataataattgtaGCAAATCAGAGTGTGTTttgatgaaaattttgaattctaaatattataaTAATGTTTAACTGTTAGTTGAAGCAACTAATATTAATGAATGTCACATAGTTATAAGAATAGTACTTCCGCAGCATAAGTGAGGAAAGCCATTTTCCATCAGATGTTGAAAATATTACTATTtacatattggaattaattttattaataaaaaattacgTGCTTGAATAGATGTGGTATAATTGGAGTTCTTGAAAAAAGCTAAAAATCACTATTGTCATTTACCACcactttcttttaattgtaaAGTCATAGTTATTTCGATCacctttatcttttttttttttcctaaaatcaaaagtataaaatatcaaaaaatattaCAATTAACCAAACTGAGTCTGCACGTTGATCTGCATTGGCTTGGGAACAGAATTATCAGAAAAGCAATTAGAGAACAATTTGTAACGCTACTCATTGTTCATTAAGCTATTAGCAATAGATTACTGGATTCCACAATAAGCCTTCACAAACCAGTAGCGAGGAGTTTTTTTGTGTGTATATACTCCATTGACAAGCAAGGTAAGAATAAGCACCGTAAATTTCACTTTCGAATTATTTCGCACAAAAAACAACACAACACCAGAAACTCCGCTCTTGGGattaaaaaattgaaaacccCTGGTGTCTCCAGAAACGCCCAAATTTCAAGCAGAATCAGCAAATCAAAATTGACATTGACACATGAAAAAAAGCTAGTATAATAACAATTAACCATGGATGATGGAGAAGGAGGATTAAGCTTTGACTTCGAAGGCGCGCTAGACACATTGCCTACACACCCAACTGCATCAGTACCAGTAATACAATCCTCAGACCATTACAACACCATCACCACTGCGGGACCCGACCCGAGTGCTTCTACTGCCTCAGTCCCTACAGTCGGACTAGGGCAAGGGCAATTAGGCGATGGTTCATTTGTTGGGAATCGTAGAAGCTTCAGGCAGACTGTTTGCCGGCATTGGCTGCGGTCGCTGTGTATGAAAGGTGATGCCTGTGGTTTCCTCCACCAATATGATAAGTCTCGAATGCCTATTTGCAGGTTTTTTCGACTCTACGGAGAGTGTCGTGAGCCGGATTGTGTTTATAAGCACACCAATGAGGATATTAAAGAGTGTAACATGTGAGCTTCTCCCACTGATctgtccttttctttttcttctttgccATGTATTTATTACTGCAATGTTTTAACTCATGCTATTTTCTGCGGGGTGGGGGGAGAGAGAGGGAGGTAAGCTATATATTTGCATACTTACATCACTAGCATGCTAGTAGGGGAATTGTTTTTGGATTGGAATCAAACTCATACTTAGATACTTACgatgagatttgaatttgagaaTTGTCTGTTAAGTTTTGTCCTAAGACATTCGTGTCAATCTGGGTCAATAGTCGAATTTCACAGCTTATCTGCCTGTATTGTAAATGATGTTATATAACCTGGCTAGAATGATGGCTCTAAGGTCACTGCAACACTGCATTCACAGTTTGGGGTGCATTGTTGGAAATCTTGATCAGTACCGTGTTGCATGTTTTGGACGTTTCCTTGCTGTTTTATCTTTTTGCTCTTTATTGTTTTTTTCTTTGTGATCCTCATCTGATAATAGTTCTGCTGATTTGTTTTCGTTCAGCATTGCTCAATCTATGACTGAATGATCATTAATTAGGGTGTAGGTAGTTTGATCTTTATAATAATGATCGTTGAGTTGCTTTCTCTAAAGAAAAGTAACTGAAAAGATGAAAAAATGACCGTACTTGTTCTTTTTTCAGTTTTAGCACATTATCACCTGCCTTTTAATGTAATTTCTATAATGACAGGTATAAATTGGGATTTTGCCCGAATGGTCCTGATTGCCGGTATAGACATGCAAAGCTGCCTGGACCTCCACCTCCAGTGGAAGAAGTTCTTCAGAAAATTCAGAATTTGACATCCTACAACTATGGTTACTCAAACCGGTTTTTACAGAACCGCAATGCTAATTATTCAACTCAGGCAGACAAATCTCCTACTCAGCAAGTACAGAATGTAATGAATCAAGCAGTGAAATCTACAGCTGTAGAGCCACCCATTGGACCGCAGCACCAGGCACATCAACAGCAAGTTCAACAGCCTCAACATCACAGTGCCCCAACTCAAACACAAACTCTTCCTAATGGCCAGCAAAATCAGGCGGATAGAACTGCAATACCCCTGCCTCAAGGAACATCTAGGTGTGTTCGAAGTTTCAAGGTCTTTACTTAGGTCGTGTAGTTAGTTCATGTACTTAAATAAGTGACAATAATTTGGAGTCTTCCATGTCAGCTTTAATTAGTTTATTCAGAGCCTTGTTAGAATCATATATGGTTCCAcgtattttctttatcaattcaCTTTGTCCTATTCTTCATTCCGCTGCATGCTCAGTTTGCATGCCTGAGGAACTGATACAAACTATTGTGAACTCATTCTATGAGATTTCTgctataaataatatatattgtTGGCTGGTAATTACATGCCTGAAGCACCCTACTATGTTGGGAAGTTTTAGAAACCACCCAGAAGAATGATCCAATGTCCATATCTCTGTTTTTTACTGTATACTTATCTGATGTCCTTGCATGGGATTAGGTACTTTATAGTTAAAAGCTGCAACCCTGAGAATCTTGAATTGTCAGTACAACAAGGAGTTTGGGCAACTCAACGAAGCAATGAAGCTAAACTAAATGAAGCTTTCGATTCTGTGGAAAATGTCATTCTAGTTTTTTCGATCAACCGGACTAGACATTTTCAGGTAGTCTATTTTTCACCTATCCCATGAAGAGTTTTTAGGTTTTACTTGTTATTTAACAATGCATTGTTTGATTGTAACTTGTGATGGAAGGAATGTGTCTTAGAATTTAGTACTAATTCATAGAATTTAACATGTGTACTGTTTGTTAGGGTCTTGCAAAAATGACATCTAGAATTGGTGGTGCTTCTAAAGGAGGAAACTGGAAGCATGAACATGGAACTGCACATTTTGGACGGAATTTTTCAGTAAAATGGTTAAAGGTACTTTTAATTTCCTTACCTGCCCCACCTATATTagtatttctttctcttttcctatTCTTGCTTTTCCAATCAGGTCCTTGCATGGTTGTCAGCGAAATATTTCGTGTAATTTATTAGATTCTGTTCCAGGTAGAGCTGCGGTGACAAGAAAAGATATCTGGTCCCTCTTTCTGATTTATGCAAATGCTAATTGGAAGCTATTTAATGAATGAATGTTGTGTATTTCATGAGGATTAGTGACTCCACTTATATCCCTCAAGGTTTCTGGTTTATCACATAAGCTGTTCACATGACAATTGACCTCAACAAAGGTTGTTTGACCACGATTTGGGCTCAATCTCCCTCTTTTTTAAATTCATAGGACTTGCAGACTGCAGAGAGTTGATTATTGTGGTTTAAAATTGTTGTCAGACTAGACAAGTGACTGTTGAACTAGTTAGCTGAGCTAAAAATCAGTGCAACCAATTATTCAACTCGTGATTTTCTGTTTGATGATTTGCTGGTTTGGCTGATTAAAGATAAAATGTCATTCAGAACCTCTCCCCTATTTAAGTTAAGTTTGAAatatttcatgtatttaaattatgCATCACCAGTTATTCAATCAACTGGCTCCTTCAGCTTTGCAAGCCATCAGCTAGATGAATTTCGATTTTACTTTCTGTCAGTACTGCAGGATGATCTGATAAGTACAGGGGTATCTTGATCAATGATTTGTTTAACTCACTGTGTAGTTGGAGGTCATGCCTCTTACCTTGTTGCAATATAAACTGATAAACTCTATGCATATGATATAAGTACCATATGAGagaaatcctttttctttttgttgcacCTTCTGTTTCACTTGAGGACTTTTAATCATTTTCCCAACTCTAACACTTACCTGTTATCAATCAGTGGCAGAGGCTTTTaagttctcttctttttcttcctcctTTTCTAAGCGGAATTGCTTGCATACATGAGGCTTAAAGTTCACAAAttaattctcttctttttcttaccCTTTTTTTACATTACAGAATTGCTTGCATACATGAACTAACTCTGAGGCTTAAAGTGCAGCTCTGTGAACTGTCCTTCCAGAAAACTCGCCATTTGAGGAATCCATATAATGAAAACTTACCTGTGAAGGTATATTTAAGCCTTTACTCATTGATTATTTGACATATTTCAACAATTTTAGTTTCCTCTGTGGCTGCTCTGAGCATGCTGATGTCCATAGATTGATTTCTAATGGACATTGACAGATCAGGGCAGGAATTTGAATGTAGTTATGTGTTATGCTTACTGCTTTAATTTGCAAAATTCTTCATTTATAGATGCCGTTCTAGACTTCACTTTAAAGACTTGATGGACCTGACAGAACCATTTACTAGTCGAGTTTTCCCCCCAGTCAGATTTCGCACATGTTGCTCTTGTCAAGTGACATCCTTAATTTTTTGTTCCAGCAAGACTATCCAGCTCCACCAGAACTTCTTTGACTACCAAACGGTCTTTTTGTTAACGACAAAGACCTTAGTACTTTGAGGTTTGGGTTTCCAGggttacaattttttttttgctcttttcACCAAAGTTGATGCTCCACAATTTGAAGCCTTGTACTGTTGATCAGGGAAAAGGCGAATAGTGGAGAAATAGCCAGCCTTACCATTGTGCTTTGAGTAGAATTATTTGAAGATCCAATTTGTGTGTAGTCAATTGAATTTTGTGGGGTAGCATGAAGTTGAAAGAAATCATAAAATAACATGGTTATATAGATAATCGAAAATTAGCATCCAAAGGTGTGGGCCTAGTGGTCAATTAAGTTGGTTGAAAACTATGAGGTGTCAGGTTCAAATCCCAGTGGAGACAAAAAGCACtgggtgatttcttcccatctatccaagtcttggtggatagagttaccgGGTACATGTTGTTGGTGAGAGGTAGCAGGTATCtggtggaattagtcgaggtgcgtgcAAGCTGGCATGGACTCTGCggttataaaaaaattaaacatagATAATCAAAAATTAATATCTTTGGATAAAATCTTCAAATTGCCATAGAAGCATATTCTGCATGATCATGGAGGCAATATGCTGTTCAAATACATTCTAGTGCCTATCTATGGAGTCTCCTTTTCCCTTTCACGTCTTTAAAGCAAAAGTTCTGTTGAAAATTAAGGCACTTGCTTCGTTTTGCTCCATGAAATTCTTGGCACTAATGTTCCATTACAATTGAGAAGACCTCACAAATCCATAATTCCAGTTGGTGCATAATGTGCAAGAACAGAAATCAGACCCTTTCTCACTTATGCTTGCTTTGTTCTTTTACAAGAGGACTCTTGCTGAAATGATTAGGATTGTGATGATCTTTTGTGCTTTTATAATATCTCAGCTAGTTATTAACGGTTGAAGGGGCTTTGGTTGCAAAAAAGATGGTAAATTCTCTGAAGAGGATTTTTATATGCTGTTCAATCTGCATTTGAATGAAGAGGACGCCAGAATGTTTGGAGGTCATTTTCTCGTAATATATGTTGATTTTTGTGTTGAGAGATCCATCTCATATCTATTGTGGTAAAGGAATAGGCCTTCATGACAACCGTAGTGAACATTTTGGTGGTTTCACAAGGGCATATCGATTGAAGTAGATTCTTCTACATTACCTTGACCAGTCCTTAACAAGATTGGACGGGGGCTTTCTTATCTATGCAGTTCTTTCTTAGGTTGAGGACATCTAGTCGTCTTTTATACTCTCCCTCATCAATGgtacttttcttttcttattgaaaaagaagaaaggaaaaatatgtCTTAAGTAAGATACTTTACCTTTTAGCCGCAACCTATTTTAATGCCATGGGTATAGCAACACAAACTTTCAAATTATATTGTAGAAAATAATGACAAATTACTCGTCATGTTATGAAAAGCAAGTTTTTATTCCCTTCTGAAGAACAGAAATCAATCAAATAGCCTCTTCGAATATTAGTTGCATTTCTGTTTGGTTGACTGTGCTAGTATTGCGTCGGATAATTCTCTGCTTATATGTGAACATTCTTTTACTGTTGGAATGAAATCATTGATGATTGTTGCTTATGATTCCAGAGACATGGACTTTTACTTGTTAAATTCAAAATCTCCTATGTTTTGTTTGTTAATGCTAAAATTTGTTGCATACTATCATAACTTTCAGCCACCTTTTACTGCCGTTGTTGCAGATAAGCAGAGATTGTCAAGAACTAGAGATCTCTGTTGGAGAGAAGTTAGCTTCTTTACTCTATCTAGAACCAGACAGTGAACTTAtggtatttctttttcttctttcaaacatTAATTTAGCTTTCATTCACTTGATGGTAATTTATCCATTTTCTGGAGCTTTCAGGGGTTGTTTCCATGTTTTGTCTAGGTATGGTACATCCAAGTTCAAATGACTAGTTCAGATATGATTTTGAAAATACTAGTTGGGATTGAGTAACTTACGTCAATCTTGTATCCTATATTCAGTCTTCAAGAttttataaggtccaatgtatcttagactcaatttccctttctttacAAATCACATAACGTTTTCATGTTATATACATACATTGGCTTCAATCATAGGCTTTTCTGGCTTGTAATGTCTGGTGCAATTGTTGAAAAAAAAGATCCTTACACAGAGAGGTACTTGtttactttttttcctttttatgatAGGTTTCTGTACTTGTAACCCGCATATAGTCTAGTACTTATTTAGCTTGATTTGATAGTGACTAGGTTCTGCCACTTTGCTGCTTATGTACAATCAAATATGTTGTGATGAAATTCCAAAATTTGGCTGCTTATGGTCCATCTGCCTTTAATATGCTCTTGGTTAGTATATGGAGCATCTATTAGTCGGAGTGCTGATAGAGGAATGCGCATGGTGGATACACAcacatatgtgtgtgtgtatatgttaTATGTGTATATGTACATTCACAGCACATGGTAGCTATTGAAACTTCAAAAATGACTACCTAATGTAGTTGGACTTTCTGTACAGAATTCTGATGAGCAATAAATTATTGCATTTCAGGCAATCTCACTTGCAGCAGAATCCAAGCGAGAGGAGGAAAGAGCAAAGGGAGTAAACCCTGACAATGGGAATGAGAACCCAGATATTGTACCTTTTGAAGacaatgaagaagaggaagaggaagaaagtGAGGAGGAGGATGAGAGCTTTGGTCAAGCTTTTGGACCAGCTGCTTTTGACAGAGGAAGTGGTAGGGGAATTGTATGGCCTCCTATAGTTCCTTTTGGACGTGGAGCCAGGCCTTATCCTGGGATGCGGGGCTTCCCTCCACGCATGATGAGTGATGGGTTTTCTTATGGATCAATGACACCTGATGGTTTTCCTATGTCGGATCTTTTTGGAATGGGCGGCCGACCTTTTGGACCATTTGGCCCTCGATTCCCAGGTGATATGATGTTTCACAACCGTCCTCCAGCTGCCGGTGGATTTGGGATGATGATGGGTCCAGGAACGGCCCCTTTCATGGGTGGAATGGGTCCTGGAGCAACTGGCCCACCCAGAGGTGGTCGGCCAATGGGAATGCATCCATCATTTATTCCACCCCCATCACAACCTTCTCAAAATCCTAGGGTCAAAAGGGATCCGAAAGATCCACTTAATGAAAGGATTGATAGATTCAGTTCAGGTTCAGATCAACGTAGGGGTCAAGAGATGGCAGGCTCAGTTGGTGGACCAGATGAAGGAGTAAGTTATCCACAAACTGGAAACAGCTTTAGAAATGATGAAAGCGAAAGCGAGGATGAAGCACCTAGAAGGTCCAGACATGGGGATGGAAAGAAATAGAAGCTTAGCATGGATGGAGATGCTACAACTGGCACAGAAAAGTAAATTCTTTTAGAAACTC
Proteins encoded in this window:
- the LOC107763220 gene encoding 30-kDa cleavage and polyadenylation specificity factor 30 gives rise to the protein MDDGEGGLSFDFEGALDTLPTHPTASVPVIQSSDHYNTITTAGPDPSASTASVPTVGLGQGQLGDGSFVGNRRSFRQTVCRHWLRSLCMKGDACGFLHQYDKSRMPICRFFRLYGECREPDCVYKHTNEDIKECNMYKLGFCPNGPDCRYRHAKLPGPPPPVEEVLQKIQNLTSYNYGYSNRFLQNRNANYSTQADKSPTQQVQNVMNQAVKSTAVEPPIGPQHQAHQQQVQQPQHHSAPTQTQTLPNGQQNQADRTAIPLPQGTSRYFIVKSCNPENLELSVQQGVWATQRSNEAKLNEAFDSVENVILVFSINRTRHFQGLAKMTSRIGGASKGGNWKHEHGTAHFGRNFSVKWLKLCELSFQKTRHLRNPYNENLPVKISRDCQELEISVGEKLASLLYLEPDSELMAISLAAESKREEERAKGVNPDNGNENPDIVPFEDNEEEEEEESEEEDESFGQAFGPAAFDRGSGRGIVWPPIVPFGRGARPYPGMRGFPPRMMSDGFSYGSMTPDGFPMSDLFGMGGRPFGPFGPRFPGDMMFHNRPPAAGGFGMMMGPGTAPFMGGMGPGATGPPRGGRPMGMHPSFIPPPSQPSQNPRVKRDPKDPLNERIDRFSSGSDQRRGQEMAGSVGGPDEGVSYPQTGNSFRNDESESEDEAPRRSRHGDGKK